A single window of Gambusia affinis linkage group LG18, SWU_Gaff_1.0, whole genome shotgun sequence DNA harbors:
- the bmp15 gene encoding bone morphogenetic protein 15 has translation MRATRAKQGFLRVCVLTCFIYLLCSTCTGVLTGRKMASRQPAPKRSRRSHRGAHHRPLTDEQKADQNLQFMLNLYRSAAEPDGRPKQHRKFGSNTVRLVRPAASSVHYLPASGDLTYTFTVQYKVDTLPSEQLVRASFVHLRTSSTPSGTTQAVEPPLCRAQITSLGASSLVTLEPHQRWTETDITAHVSAHILQEKDQGEQGHLTLIAQYWCAEPADGDAGPSWWRTSLWGRKRWSGEPQLEVPSLLLYLEEEREVKEWMGDLLGAEGENLMRRVGWWEQPTIRRRRSAKEESSKDSSLEELKDALASSLSSSTFSPASIFSDIPNYKRKTDVPKNRCKLHSFNLAFNELGLGHYFIAPRVYNPRYCQGDCPRVLHYGYHSPNHAIIQTLIKELGVGDVPPPSCVPYKYMPMSVLVVYKKKVDYRELEDMVAESCTCR, from the exons ATGAGGGCGACCCGCGCAAAGCAGGGCTTTCTGCGTGTCTGCGTCCTGACCTGTTTCATCTACCTGCTGTGTTCTACCTGCACCGGAGTCCTCACCGGGCGGAAGATGGCCTCCCGCCAGCCCGCGCCGAAGCGCAGCCGGCGGAGTCACCGAGGCGCGCACCACCGGCCGCTGACGGACGAGCAGAAGGCCGATCAGAACCTGCAGTTCATGCTCAATTTGTACCGGAGCGCAGCCGAACCAGACGGCAGACCCAAGCAGCACCGGAAGTTCGGCTCCAACACGGTGCGCCTCGTGAGACCCGCGGCGTCTTCGGTCCACTACCTGCCCGCTTCAGGAG ATCTCACCTATACCTTCACTGTACAATACAAAGTGGACACTCTACCCTCAGAGCAGCTTGTCAGAGCTTCATTTGTCCACCTGCGCACCTCCTCCACACCCTCTGGCACCACCCAAGCCGTAGAGCCGCCCCTCTGCAGGGCTCAGATCACCTCACTGGGTGCCAGCAGCCTGGTCACCCTGGAGCCCCACCAGCGTTGGACGGAGACGGACATCACAGCACATGTCAGTGCCCACATCTTGCAGGAAAAGGATCAGGGTGAGCAAGGACACCTCACCCTCATCGCCCAGTATTGGTGCGCGGAGCCTGCCGACGGGGACGCCGGTCCCTCGTGGTGGAGGACTTCTCTTTGGGGTAGAAAGCGCTGGAGCGGCGAGCCTCAGCTGGAAGTACCCTCTCTTCTTCTATATttggaggaagagagggaggtAAAGGAGTGGATGGGGGACTTACTTGGTGCTGAGGGGGAAAACCTAATGAGGCGAGTCGGGTGGTGGGAGCAGCCTACGATTCGCCGCCGGCGTAGCGCCAAAGAGGAATCCTCCAAAGATTCTTCTCTGGAAGAGCTGAAAGATGCTCTCGCCTCCTCCTTGTCTTCCTCCACCTTCTCTCCAGCATCCATCTTTTCCGACATCCCAAACTACAAACGCAAAACTGACGTCCCAAAGAACCGCTGTAAGCTCCACTCCTTCAACCTGGCATTCAACGAACTCGGCTTGGGTCATTACTTCATTGCTCCCCGGGTCTACAACCCCAGATACTGCCAAGGGGACTGCCCAAGGGTGCTCCACTATGGCTACCACTCGCCCAACCACGCCATCATCCAGACACTCATCAAAGAGCTGGGAGTAGGGGATGTTCCTCCACCATCTTGTGTTCCCTACAAGTACATGCCCATGAGCGTATTGGTTGTCTACAAGAAGAAGGTGGACTACAGGGAACTGGAGGACATGGTGGCCGAGTCTTGTACGTGTCGTTAA